The following is a genomic window from Saccopteryx bilineata isolate mSacBil1 chromosome 4, mSacBil1_pri_phased_curated, whole genome shotgun sequence.
GTACAGGGAAGTAAGAAATACCAGCACCATAAATAGGTACAAGGCTTCCCTTCCCAACAATCAGAACAAAGGATATACTTCAAATACTCATTTCCCATTAAAACTAGTCTATACCTGAGGACCTGGGCTAACAAACAACAGAGGAAGCAGGATTTAATAAGGTCGATCCTGACAAAAGAAATGTAGAacgagacttgacttggggtaatgaacacagtataatatacagatgatgtttaGACTTGTACtcctaaaatctatataattaaccaatgtcaccccaataaattcaatttttaaaacaactttaaataatactttttaaattttttattgattttagtgagagagagagaaggagggaaaaagagacaggaacatttgagctgctcctgtatgtgccctgaccagggatcaaaccaacaagcaacctctgtgcttcaggatgatgctctaataaaTAATACCTTCTGTGATAACTATGAATTGTCATGAATCCTTTCTTTTCCTAAAGGGAATTTCATTTCTCTAGCCCAATTATCTATTATCTAACAGCTTTGGAAATTCCAATCCCCCCAAATTGACTCCACTACTATAGTGCCCTTTCACTAGGCATTCTCTTCAATGACAGCCATGGACTTTTcactgggaggagggaagggaacctGCCGATTCTCCTTTAGCCACAAGAGCCTCAAAAACAGGACTAGGCATATGGCATAGTTATCTGCTCAAAAACCTTCCGGTTTGGGCACACTATTAATCTATAACTCCAGTCCACTCCCATTCTTCAGTAAACCACAGGCTTCTGTGTAGTCCTGGGGAGTCATTTTAACCCTAGAAGCTTATGAAGCTAGAGTTATTTCAGCACAGAGATGTCTTCTTTTTATAAATCAACATCCGTACCCTTTTCAGAcctgaaaaaacaaaatcatcaaATAAAATTCACCAGAGATTCTCAACATTCCTTCTCCTGTCTGGCTAATAAAAACTCTTAGTCACAAACAGTATttagaagaagaggagggagtCTATAGCAAAGAAGGTAGAGTATCTCGTGCATCTGTTGATGGCACCACATCAACTTCTGAAGGCCAAAATGCTGCCACAGAGAACTAGATCTTGGTTATCTAAGGCAAAATTCAAAGATAATGAAATATCCATCCCATCAATAGGCCAACTCTGCAACTCCAGGTCAGGTTAGTGCACAAATCATTAAGTCCTTAGGCTTATGTTAAgttctgaagaaaaagagaaggcaaaGTATGTCTGAGTCTGAACTAGCAATATGAATGCATAAAAGCATTCTACAGATTTTTTACTTAAAGCTGCAATGAAGTCTCCAGTCCATTTTAACACAATATTTTGTCTGTAACCCAACTAGATTGAAAACTAGTTGAGGACAGGGAACATCCTTGAATATCTCCAAAGCTTTTCCCATAATACCAATGGGATTCAATTCAAAATACAACTGATGGATTGCCTGATGATcctgctggggaaaaaaaaaagcataaattctGACATGTTTCTAAAGTCATGGAAAAGATGGTACCAGTGACTGGCAAGGTCCATGTGGTGACCACCTATGAGCTGGACTAGCTAACACAGCCTGACTTTgggcaaaaaaaaatgtgggagCTATTGGTTCTCATTAAATATGGCAATCTACAAAGTATCAAACGCTGGGAATCCAAAAGAATAACAAAGTTAAAATAGAACTATGTAAATAAAAACTCAGTCCAGGATAGTGAAATATCTGCATCCACAAGAAATAAGTAGGTGAAGCTAAAAGCCAAAAGTCAAGTAACGGGTTATCCAAAGCAAAGCTCCCATATTTCTTACACTGTTCATTGGAACATTTCGGTGTAAGTTAGTAATGATCAGGTGAAGGTGAGAGAGATGCTTCAGAGTTAGGTTTTCCACTATAAAAGTCTACCAACTTTAAAAGGGTGTTCAAGCTAAGTGAAAGTTGGAATGGCATCTTCCTGGACCAATATGAAGTGAAGACCAGATTGAGCAGCAGCGTGAGGGTAGTTTCTTTACAGATTTAATTCCACCTACTAGACGGTTGTTTGGTATTTGGTATGTGGCAAAATTTCTGGGCCTCAACTTCCCCATTCACAAAAAGAGGGCAACGCAGGTTCGTCTCAACTTCACGAGGCGGTGgtctgatataaaaaaaaagactgtgacaacaaaagcaaggGACCCAAGTAACACATAATTACTGCGATTACTTATAGAATCATTACCCGCTAGGATGAAGCTCCCCACACAGGAGATGAAGCCCGAGAGGAAAGAGTTGAAGGGGAAGGTCCCCACGAGGAGACAATAACCGAACTGCAGCGCTCCGGTCAGCAGTATGTACAGGAGGTACGCGTCCAGCAACTTCAGACGCTGAGGCGTGGTGCTCAAGTACTCTTCTAAGAACCGCGAGATGACTGACACTACTGAAGCCGACATGACTACAAGATCAACAGGATCAACAGGCCACTCTGCACTCCCCAAACTCCTTAAGGACACGACCACCACACCGGATGTAGAGTTTGCGCGTGCGCACCGCTGTAACCGGCCTCGCCGATTGGCCAGTTTGCGCAGGCGTAGAGGTAGGCCAAAGGAGCGACACAACTGATGCGCAGACGCAGAGTACACCTACAGAATCAGAACTACAGCCTAGAAAAACTAATGCGCCTGCGCGATGGGTCTTTGCCTGCACTAGAGACTTATACTCTTTCCTGCCCAATTTCTGAATCCACGTTAGTGACGCTCACAGTTGTCCTGGCAACAAGATACTttggaaggaagaaggggaaaggtTTTACAGAGGACCACGTAGCTACCCAAAGGTTCTCTCTCTGGTCCACCCGTGTCCTCAAAGATTAACTGGTTCTGTTTTGAGTCAATTCCTGACTTTTGCCAGATTCAGTACGAGCTCGGCCCTAACTCTGTTACGGGACCTGTTCCAGATCATTAGAGCAAGTCAGATCACCAGCAGTGAAAACCACTGCGGCGAATCACTGCGTAGGCACCAGTTTAGAAGTGGTTATTTCGGGGAAGGACAGGGCTCGGACCCTGGGGGGTGTTTATGAGTAAGCGCGGTAGAACCTGAGCCCACAGGTATtccttcattcagcaaacatttattgggcaCCTCCTTACGCCCCACGTTGCGTAAGTTGTAGGTACCGTCTAGGGGAGTCATACAGATGTGAAAGCAGGTGCTGTGGGAGAGAATGAAGGAGAAGGTGGGAAGAACGAGGAGTTAGGAGGGTGGGAGAAAAACAGTTGATAAACGTGCATAGAGTTAATGAAGTTTAGCAACCTTGTTATGCCAAGCTGGCGTCTTGAACGCCGTGTAATATCCCAGGATGTCAGTGCTGAAAAGCTCGCAAGAACATTGTCTGGTTCAACCCCTAACCACTCCAACTCATTTCGTAGAGATAACTGAAGGTTTAAGATTTTGTATTTTAACAAATAGGATTAACTACATTTAGCGTTTTAACTTTTTTACAAAATACGGTCCACTTTAATTTCTGGCTTTTGCTGACTGATTTTACATGAATTTGACCTTTCAGACTTAATTCATCTCACCTTTCAGATGCAAGTCACTCATAACCAAGGTACTTTTTCAGCTTATTAATAACTTTGAGCTATCCTAGGTATTCAAACAAAATGCCTAAAACAAGTGAATGACAATGCtccttcactttcattttttatttgtgtatAGACTGGAAAATCTATCAGCATCAACTAACGTATCAGTGGTGGGCAAAACCTTGCTTAGgttctagaaagaaaaataatccatgTCCTCAGGAAGGCTTACAATCTGTTTGAAGagatatgtttatatttacaCCCACAGAGATTTGCACTTCTGTATGAATTTAAATTCAGCTAAGCTCTCTGATGTTGCAGGGAAGGGGGATAAGTAGGGGGAATGAACAACCAGGCTGCTTTCAATTTCAGCATGATACGGCAAGAAGCAAGTTTCTCTGACTAGTTGAACCTTTCTCCCTGCCTCATCAGCAAGTAGGAGGATAGCTTCTTCATCAGTACAACCTCAAACTTTAAAAGCTAAGCTGATGCTTTTTAATCATTCAGAAGTAGATTCAGGGAGGAaaaggtgtgtgtggggaggggggcggtTCTATTTCATCAATCAAGCTCCTTCCAGCAGTTTCTCCCATGTTTTGTCTGCCTTTGAGCCAGTCAACTATTATCATTAGCATCTCCAAAGAAATACagaaagggaaaagcagaagAGATGAAAAACCTTAAATTTACCTACAACATACATCCTTTTCTGAGACCTGCAAAGCCAAGCACCAATAGAATAAACTAAAAGCTTTTCTGAActacttaaaacaacacaaaaatgttttattatatgttCAGTTTGTGGGTCTATAATTATTGGAACATTTTTGAATGATCTGTTATTAGGAAATTGCTAATATTAgtgtttcatttgtttaaataGTTTCAACAGTTTAGATCAGAGTAGTAATATATGTACAAACTCATGTCCAGAGTAGTAGTAGATAAGAGTGCAGCCTCCAGGGTCAGACAATCCTGAATTTGAGCCTTGATTCACCTGTTCAGTAGTGATCTAATCTAGGACAAGTTAGTCTGTCAgcctcattttctcttctgtaaaatggaaataacaatacCAGGGTCACTGGAATGTTGTGGTGATTAAATGAAATGTTAAGCATTTAGCATAGGACTTAAAATACAGTGGAtgttcagtaagtatttgttattagtaattattattaatccTGATAACTATGTCTGTTTCTCCTATTTCTCTGAATAGTTAGAAGTTGGTCAGACCACAGAGTCACAATATTTTGGGCATACAAAAGATGGCACTGGAGCAACTGCAACTCAGGTGGCCCTCAAAGGGCAAAGCTAATTTataagttgagcctgaccaggcagtgacgcaatggatagagcgtcgaactgggatgcggaggacccaggttcgagaccccgaggtcgccagtttgaatgcgggctcatctggtttgagcaaagctcaccagcttggacccaaggtcgctggcttgagcaaggggttactcgatctgctgaaggcccacaatcaggacacatatgagaaagcaatcaatgaacaactaaggtgtcacaatgaaaaactgataattgatgcttctcatctctctttgttcctgcctgtctgtccctatctgtctctgtaaaaaaataaaataaataaaaataaattataagttaATTGTTGaggactgaaatataaacagggtatttttgcaatctggatatGTCTagaggggacagagatgctgagcccaaccccccacctcacctgcctagttaacaaagagctgtaCTTGATTCTCGCTTATCCTACCCATGTTCTCCATAAGAGGCTGGaaactagtttcttattggtgtaaaattaaatttgaatggTATGATGAGGGTtatctttgagttgtcttggaaacaactgaattgctaatggactacgttttttccctgaataaagacggaTGCGCTTCTGGGAGCAGCCATGTTacagctcaggaacagtagagactgttctccatgccatcctcccgaacccatctgtgtgtgtgtgtatcttaagtctctatcatttattcaatctCATACCTTTTCTCGTTTGagaccccataatagacttgTCACGGCTGGACCGCTGCAGTTGATGCTGAAGTCAGAATAGACCTTAGCTAAATCC
Proteins encoded in this region:
- the DAD1 gene encoding dolichyl-diphosphooligosaccharide--protein glycosyltransferase subunit DAD1, with product MSASVVSVISRFLEEYLSTTPQRLKLLDAYLLYILLTGALQFGYCLLVGTFPFNSFLSGFISCVGSFILAVCLRIQINPQNKADFQGISPERAFADFLFASTILHLVVMNFVG